TTTAGCTTTAAATAGCCTAGTTGACATCATGAAGAACCCTATATAAATTTTTGGTGGCAAAGTTGAACGTAAACTGAACGAGAATTGAACGACGGCCGAGTAATTATGGTCAGCCTAATTCGCCAAAATTCAGCCACTTCACAGATACCTTGACCGAAAATAGTTTCTCCTCGTTCAACTTACGTTCAGTTCTCGTTCAGGTTTGCCACCAAAAGTTTATCTATTATCATGTTCGGAGACGGTCTCGAAGCGACCATGAAAACCCACAAGGCTTGGAGAATGGGAAAGGTGTTGGCACGGCTCAGGCCTGCGGCGTTGACGGCTGTGCAACTGGCGGCGACGGCTCTGGCGTCTCAGATGGGTTACGGAGCCGGCACGGGAGGGGTTGCAGACCTGATTAGAGCACCATTGCAAAAGGTTCCAGCGGCCTCTTCTATTGATTGCAACGGCTTTGCTAGGCGCGGGGATAGCGATATTCCTGCCGTTGGGGGACTGCATGACCAAGGGAGTTGCAGGTCAGCTAATCGACAAAGCGCTTATACTAGATGGGCTAGTAGTCTCGGGGCTGGTCATCATAATGTTCGCTGCCGTCTTCGGCGCCTTGTAGCAATGTGGTCTACGTGCTGAGGGAGGTATGGTGATAACGCAACTGGGGACAATGCTTCTGATGGCTAACTACCTGATAGCGTTTATTCTGCTGAATAAGCTGAGCGACGGTAACGCGCCTGAGCATAGGCCTATCACCAGCCTCCGCACACTGGTGGTGGGCAGGGTATACTTCACGGTGATGCTAACTATAATGGCTATGACGCCTATCGGCGGCCTATTCTCATTTGTCAAAGAGATAGCTTCGGCTGTCCACAGCCTCGGAGCCGGCTACTTCATCCTAAGCCTAGCATTAGACATGGTTATAGCGGCGATGTTCGCCCGCCTCGAGTTTTACAAAGCCTTCGCCATTGTGCTGGCCAACCTACCATCCATACCATTCGTAACCGCCTTAGCCTGTTTAGTGGCTTGGGGCGAGCAGGCCGCAACAATAAGAAGAATTAGGAAAGATATCGAGACGCGAAATAGGAAACCGACGGCGGTGCTTGGAACAGTATCCAAGGTTGTGAGGCTCATTGAACAAACCGTCAGAACGGGATCAGATTACTTTCAGGTAAAGACACATATAGACATAAGAAAAATACCGGGAAAAATCGAGATCAGATATGCTCCCACAGTCGAGGGCAGAGAGTTCAATCCACACATGATTATTGTGGGGGAGAGCGGTACGGGCAAAACAACCACACTATACAGCCTAGTCACGCAGCTCATGAAACACTATCCGATAATCCTTTTTGACGTGAAGGGGGACTTGACCAGATCGCTCTATTCCGACGGCTTTGTCGACACCGGAGACGCCGAAATCTACATGATCTCCCAGACAGGCATAGACCCATTCAAACCAGTCCTAGAAAATGAGACAGATACGCAGATGGTCGAGGACCTGATTGACAGCGTATCAATCCTAGAGGAGGTTGGCTCTAAGCAGGCTCATTTCATTAGAACCGCTCGCTCCGAGATAAGGATAACAGGTGGAACACTCACTTACGAAAACCTCCTCAGCAGGATAGAGAAGCTTGAGAGAGACGTCATAGAAGGTAGAATCAAGTATGGGCCGCAGACAAGAGATGCATTGGAAGGAATTTATGACAAGCTCTACGACCTCAAATCGGTCTTCAGGTCTACTGGAGCTTCGTTGGCAAGCATCTATTCACCTCTGCTCACAGGCCAGCCTAAGCTTGTCGTTCTCAACATATCCGATATACCTGAGAAAACTAGAGCCATCGTCCTAGAATTGATGCTTAGGAAGCTAGAAAAAATAATGACCCAAAGAGGCCCACTGGCCTTCGTCGAACAGACACCAATCGTGACCGTGATTGACGAGGCCTACATAGTAGCTAAGCCCATTATGCTGAAAGGTGGCGCGAGCTCGGGCAGCAGAAGCATATTGGAAAACATAGTCAGAACAGGTAGAAGCCACGGCCTAGCCCTCATACTAGCCACCCAGAGGCTCTCGGACATAGCCGACGGAATTAGACAGTCCTGCTACTGGTGGGTCATCTTAAACACAAGGTCGAAAGAAGATATGCAGATACTCTCACTGACAGCACCCCGTAGCGTAGATGAAATCATAAGAAACCTGAGGAGGGGAGAAGCCTACATA
This DNA window, taken from Thermosphaera sp., encodes the following:
- a CDS encoding DUF87 domain-containing protein, which translates into the protein MITQLGTMLLMANYLIAFILLNKLSDGNAPEHRPITSLRTLVVGRVYFTVMLTIMAMTPIGGLFSFVKEIASAVHSLGAGYFILSLALDMVIAAMFARLEFYKAFAIVLANLPSIPFVTALACLVAWGEQAATIRRIRKDIETRNRKPTAVLGTVSKVVRLIEQTVRTGSDYFQVKTHIDIRKIPGKIEIRYAPTVEGREFNPHMIIVGESGTGKTTTLYSLVTQLMKHYPIILFDVKGDLTRSLYSDGFVDTGDAEIYMISQTGIDPFKPVLENETDTQMVEDLIDSVSILEEVGSKQAHFIRTARSEIRITGGTLTYENLLSRIEKLERDVIEGRIKYGPQTRDALEGIYDKLYDLKSVFRSTGASLASIYSPLLTGQPKLVVLNISDIPEKTRAIVLELMLRKLEKIMTQRGPLAFVEQTPIVTVIDEAYIVAKPIMLKGGASSGSRSILENIVRTGRSHGLALILATQRLSDIADGIRQSCYWWVILNTRSKEDMQILSLTAPRSVDEIIRNLRRGEAYIRILVPSRAQSLSSADGTRVIVEGYIFEMKRNELTLSSKQRKWEKTAFIKYCMICGRVLTTDGKCLGNHPQLLKEPVNVTNKEDEIKEVAADKEQNREAKSENRQSESLLDRAITALWLAIREAKDEEVAKTLEKIPYEVVIQYCRNWRNMKYGELFIKHGLLKIADGKPRITAAGKILLKTFKEVTANERQPITP